TGAGCCTGCGGATGACGCGGTGGTGATCGCACAGGTGATTGCCGCGCACGAGGCGGCGCTGCTGCCGTGGCTCGACGGGCCGCCGCAGACCAACGAGGCGGGGCGCTCGGCCAATTTCATCGCCGCGATGCTGTGGCTGGCGGATCGCGGCTTGCCTGCGCGGTTCGAATGTCTCGAAATCGGATCGAGCGCGGGAATCAACCTGATGCTGGACCGCTACGCCTATGATCTGGGCGGGGTGCGGGTGGGACCGGAGGATGCGGTGATGCGCTTCGCCCCCGAATGGCACGGCGCGACTCCGCCCGCGCAGGAGATCGCTATTGGCAGCACGCGGGGCTGCGACGTCGCCCCGGTCGATCTGACCGATCCGGCTGAGGCGCTGCGGCTCAAGGCCTATATCTGGCCCGAACACTCCGTACGATTTGAACGCATGGACGCCGCAATCCGCGCCGCGTCCGAGCGCAAGCCCGATCTGGTAAGGGCCACCGCTGCCGATTTCGTGGAGGCGGAGCTTGCGAGCCCGCAGCAGCCCGGCACCACGCGGATGCTGATGCATTCGATCGTGTGGCAATATGTGCCTACCGATCAGCAAGCGCGGGTGACGGCGGCGATGGAAGCGGCAGGGGCAAAGGCCACGCCCGAGCGCCCGCTCGCCTGGATCATGGTCGAGGCCGACCGCACAGTGCACCGCCACAAGCTGACGGTACGCTTCTGGCCGGGCGGGGGTGAGGAAGTGCAGCTCGCATGGTCGCATCCCCACGGGGCGGATGTGGAGTGGCTTGCCTAGCCCGCGAGGAAATCCTCCATCGCCGCGTTCACCGCCTTCGGCGCTTCCCACGGCACGAAATGCCCGCAATCGGGCACGCGCACGATGGTGAGTGGGTCGATGATGTCCTCCAGCCCCTCGAGGTTCTCAGGGGGCAGGGCGAGGTCGTCCAGGCCCCAGATCACCAGTGTCGGGATGGTCAGCTTGGGGAGGGTGGGGGGCGTCCACCCAGCCGGAATTTCGAAAGGCGCGTCCATCGGCGGCACGTCGATCGGGCTCGCGCGGTAATAGTTGAGCATCCCGAAGGCGGCATCGCGGTTCTGCCAGTCGAGCAGCAGCGCATCGCGCTCCGCGGGCTCCATTGCGCTGGGGCGGTCCCACTTGACCTCCTTCAGCAGCAGGCCGGTCAGGCCATGCTCCTTGACCAGCGCGTCATTGGCCGGATCGCGGAAGCCGCGGATATACTGGCTCGCCTCGCGCTGGCCGGGGTGGGTGTAGAGCAGCTTCTGGAAGGTCACCGGGTGGGGCGCGTTGGCGATCACCGCACGGGTGACGCGCGCGTGCTGGCCGCCCAGCGCCACGCCCCACGCCAGCGCGCCGCCCCAGTCGTGGCCGACGATGGTGAAATGCGCGATCCCCAGCGCGTCGGCCAGCAGGAACACGTCACCGATCAGCTTGTCGGGCGTGTAGGCCTCCACCGCCTGTGGCTTCGATGACCCGCGATAGCCGCGCTGGTCGGGCGCGATGCAGCGGAACCTGTCCGAGAAATGCGCGATCTGGTGCCGCCAGGTGCGGTGGCTCTCAGGGAAGCCGTGGAGGAAGATCAGCACCGGCGCATCGACCGGGCCTTCGTCGACGATGTTGAGGTGGATGCCATTGGCCAGCGCCACGCGCTTGAGTTCGAACGTCATCAGTTCTGCTCCAGCTTGTCCATGTAACCCTTGGCGACCATGCCCGCGGTCTGATCGAACAGCGCTTCGGGCGTGCGGCGCGCTTCGCCCATGGCCAGTTCCATGCCCTCGGCGACGATGATCTCGCGCTCTCCGGCGGCGATGCCATCGAGCATCGTGCGTGCGGCGACATCGGCCGGGATGCCTTCGTCAATCGCCTTGTCGGAGCGTCCGCGCTGGGTGCCGTCGGCGTTGAGCGCGTTGCGCGACACATTGGTGGCGACCGAGCCGGGGTAGATGGTGTGGACCGAAACGCCGTTGATCGAGAGCTCCGCCCGCAGCGCATCGGCATAGCCTGCAAGGCCGAACTTGGCGGCGGAATAGGCGGTGCGCATCGGCACGCCGACCTTGCCCGCGATGGAGGAAATGAACCCGAGCGCGCCTAATCCGCGCTCCGCCATATGGCCGATCAGGCCCTGGCTGAAGGCGATCTGGGCGAGGAGATCGACTTCGATGATGTCGCGATAGACCTGCATCGAGGTTTTGAGCGCGCGGCTGCGCTGCGAGATACCCGCGTTGGCAAAGGCGATATCGACGCCGCCTTTCCACGCAATTGCTTTCGCCGTGGCTTCCGCCAGCGCAGTCTCGTCGCGCACATCAAAGGCGAGGATCAGGCTCTCGCCGCAATCCGCAGCCACCTCGGCGAGCCGCGCTTCATCACGGCCTGACAGCACCACTGCCGCACCCCGCGCCGCCAATTCGCGCGCGAGGGCTGCGCCGATGCCCGATGAAGCCCCGGTGATCCACGCCACCTTGCCTGCAAATGTCATGTCTCTCTCCCGTTTCGCCAAGGACTAGCGAGCGCTTCGGTAGAGGGCAATCAGGTTGCGATGTGAGACCGGATGATCGCGGCAAGCTCCACGGGGAACACCGCTTCATGCCAGTGTTCCAGCTCGTTGAGGGTGAACCAGCGGTGCTGCGTCATCAGCGCCAGCTCGGTCTCGGTGTGGCCGCTGGTGTCGATCCGCGCTTCATCGACGTGCACGAGGAAGAAGCGTTCGTCGGCTTGCACAGGCTCGCCCTGCACGGTGATGAATTCGGGCGTCATCTGCATGATCTGCGGGCCGGGATCGGCGGTGAAGCCGGTTTCCTCGAACAGCTCGCGCCGTGCGGCATCCTCGAAACTCTCGTCCGGCTCGCACTCGCCGCCCGCCGTCACCCAGAAGGGCGGGCGGCCGGGCACGTCATAGCGGAACATCAGGGCGCGCAGATCGGGATCGATCACGATGAGCCGCGCTGCGCGGCGCAGCCGTAGTGCGGGGTTCAGGCTCATGCGCCCGGCACGCTCGCCTTGATCGCCACAGCGTGGACCCGTTGGCCGACGATATCGCCCAGCGCCGCAATCACCGCACGCTGGCGGGCAAGGCGGTTCATCGGGGCAAAGGACGATGCTTCGATCTCGATGGTGAAGTGCGATTCGCCCGATCCGTCATCGCCCATGTGGCCGCTATGCTTGGCACTGTCGTTGATGATCGCCAGCTGCGTGGGCGCGAAGGCCTCGGTCAGAAGGGCGTGCATTTCCTCGGCGACAGACATCGGGTCTTTCCTTCTTTGCAATTGATCAGCGGCAATTCGGGGTTGGAACTTGCGCCCCCAATCGCCATTCTGGACTGCCTATGCCTTCACCACGATTTCATGGCCGCGTCGAGAGCGCCGAGCGCCCCTGCGAGGCCCCCGGCTGCCGCGAGGCGGGCGAATTCCGTGCGCCCGGCCGCCGACCCAATGGCTTTGACGGGCCGGGCGATTGGCGCTGGTTCTGCCTGCAACATGTGCGCGAATTCAACGCGGGGTATGACTGGTTTGAAGGGATGAGCGCGGAAGAAATCATCGCGGCGCAGTCGCCGATTGCCGGATGGCGAACGGAAACCCGCGCGTTCCGCCCCGATGCGGGGGTTGATGGCGTGCCGCGCTGGGCCGACTATGCCGACCCGCTCGATGCCATCGCGGCGCGGGCGCGCGGCATCCGCAGCCGGGCCGAAGGGCGGGCGCGGGAAGCGGCGGCGACTATTCGCTTTTCGGCCGACGAATCGCGCGCGCTGGAAGTGATGGGGCTGGGCAGCGACACCGATCGCACCCGGCTGCGGCGGCGTTATTCCGAACTGGTGCGGCGCTATCACCCCGACCGCAACGGCGGCGACCGGCGGCACGAGGCGCAGCTCACCGCGGTGGTCGATGCATACCAGTTGCTCAGGAAAAGCGCCGCGCTGGCCTAGTTCTGCGCGCCTTTGATGATCGCGGCATCGATGGCGTTGGCCTCGACGTAGGCGGTGCGCTGGGTGATGCGCGCGACATAGGCCTTGAACGCAGGTCGATCCGGGATCGAGCCGAACCGCAGGCCCCACACGAATTGGCTGCCCACATAAGTATCGGCCATGGTGAAGCGGCTGCCGGCGATAAAGTCGTTTTTCGAAAGCCACCCATCCAGCGCGTCAATCGTCTGATCGAAGCTGCCGAACCCGGCCTGCCCCTGCTTGCCCTCGGGCACCTCCCAACCGAAGGATCGCGCGATCAGCGCCTGTTCCAGCGGCCCGGCGGCGAAGAACAGCCAGCGGAAATAGGCGGCTTTTTCGTGCGTGTCGGGCAGCAGGCCTTTGTCCGGGTGCGTTTCGGCGAGATAATGGTTGATCGCGGCACATTCGGTGATGACGTGGTCGTGACCCTGATGGTGGTGCACCAGCGTGGGCACCTTGTTCATCGGGTTGATGTCCTTGAAGCTCTCGGGCCGCGTTGCCCAGTCGAACACCACATGCTCGTAATCCGCGCCCGCCTCGTGCAGCGCCCAGCGCGCAATCTGCCCGCGGCTCATGGCGACGGTGTAGAAGGTGAATTCGGCCATTGGTTCTCTCCCGTCGCGGGCCTGCGTTGCCCGTCTCAAATTGTCTATTGCCGGAACGCCCAGCGCAAGGTGCGGCCCACGCCCCATGTGGCGGCGCGTGCGGGAAGCGCGGTCAGCATCGGGCGTTGCAGGCTGAGCATGGTGCGCGCCCAATCGGGCAGCATCGCGACGGCATCGGCGGTGATCATCGTCTGCACGGCCAGCGGCGTGCCCGGCGGGCGCTGACCGAGGACGAGCTGCGCAACCTCGCGCGCTTCGGGCGAGGTCGCAAGATCGTGGCGCAACATGCGGAAAATCCTGTCGGCTTCGGCGCGGGTTTCGGGCACCGGATCGGCACCCAACGCGCGGGCGATCACGGCGAACTGGCGGTAATATTCGTCCTGTTCGGCCGCTGGCATACCGGGGCGCACATGGCGGATATATCCGGCAAGAAAGCTCTGCGCCTCTGTCACGTGGACCCACGCCAGCGTGCGCGGATTGGTGGCTTCGTAGCGCGAACCATCGGGCAGGGTGCCGCCGACATGCGCGTGGATGCGGTTCACGCGATCGATCGCCTTCATCGCCTCGTCGCGGTGGCCGAAGGTGGTGACCGCAATGAACCGCGCGGTGCGGCGCAAGCGGCCATGCATGTCCTCGCGGAAGTTCGAATGATCCAGCACGCCCTGCAAGGCATGGGGGTGGAGCATCTGGAGCAGCAGCGCACGCACCCCGCCGGTCATCATCCCGACGATATCGGCATGCACCTGCCGGATCGGGCTGTCGCGTTCAAACAGCGCCTCGTCAGAGGGCGGGGAGGGGGTCTGGCCCTTGCTCGCATCGTGAAACACGCCGCGCACCTGATCGACCAGTTTGAGGCGCAGCGATTCGAAGGGATCGGCCATGGACCGAGATATAGGGAGGATCGGCCCGCGAGGAAGACGCGCTCGTCAAAATGCCAGCATCGACCGGCAATCCATGGCTTGCGGCCAAGCGACTTGCGCTCTAACCGAACCCGGCGATGAATCAGCCCTCCAAGAACAATGTCACCGGCGATAACGCCATCCCGGGCCAGCCCGACACCACCGTCGACGTCCGCGAGGTCTTCGGCATCGATGTCGATTGGAAAGTGCCCGCTTTCTCGCAGCCTTCCGAGCATGTGCCCGAGACTGACGGCGCCTATGTGTTCGATCCGGACACCACGCTGGCGATCCTCGCAGGCTTTGCGCACAATCGCCGCGTGATGGTGCAGGGCTATCACGGCACGGGCAAGTCGACCCACATCGAACAGGTAGCCGCGCGCCTCAACTGGCCGAGCATCCGTGTGAACCTCGATGCGCATATCAGCCGCATCGATCTGGTCGGGCGCGATGCGATCGTGCTGAAGGACGGCTTGCAGGTCACCGAGTTCAAGGAAGGCATTCTGCCCTGGGCTTTGCAGCACCCGGTCGCGCTGACCTTCGACGAATATGACGCGGGCCGCCCGGACGTGATGTTCGTGATCCAGCGCGTGCTGGAGTTCGACGGCCGACTGACCCTGCTCGACCAGAACCGCGTCATCACGCCGAACCCGTGGTTCCGCCTGTTCGCAACCACCAACACGGTTGGCCTCGGCGACACCAGTGGGCTGTATCACGGCACGCAGGCGATCAACCAGGCGCAGATGGACCGCTGGAACATCGTGGTGGCGCTCAATTACCTCGCGGCCGATGTCGAACAGCAGATCGTCAAGTCGAAGACTCCGCAGACCGACGACAAGCTGATTGCCGACATGGTCAAGGTGGCTGAACTGACCCGTCAGGGCTTCATCAACGGCGATATCTCGACAGTGATGAGCCCGCGCACGGTCATCACCTGGGCGCAGAACGCCGCGATCTTCGGTTCGACCGGCTTCTCGTTCCGATTGAGCTTCCTCAACAAGTGCGACGAGGCAGAGCGGACGCTGGTGGCAGAATACTACCAGCGCGTGTTCGGCGAAGACCTGCCGGAAGGCGCAGCGAAGAAGCGGTAAGCCCTTGATCCGGCGTTGACCTTCGAGCCGAGGCGGTTAGTCTGGCACGCGGTTCGTGGGGGTTGTCATGAGATTTGCATTGCCATTCGCGCTTGCCGTTCTGCCGCTGGCGGTCTCCGCTGCTGCGCAAAGCTATCCGGCCTTGACCGAATCCGATGTCGTGTTTCTGCCCTCCGATGCCGCTGTGGGCGAAGTTACCGTCAAGAGGGGCGATGATTTCCTCAGCGTGCCGCTACGCTGGGCCTTCGCCGGCAGCCTTGCAGCGGACGTTGATGTGGCCGTCGAAGGTGGCAAGGTTACTTTGCGCGCCGGCGAGGTGCTGCCTCAGGTTCGCGTTCCGGGCAGCGGTTACCTTCAAGGGCCGCGAAGCTTGCTGTGCACCCGCAACAAGGTCGTCGAAAAGAGGAACGGTGGCTCGCCTTTCGGCCAGTTGCTCGATTCGATCCGCGACTGTCTGCGCGATGCACAGTATTGTGTCGAAGATACGGACAAGGACGGACTGGTCGACGTTGCGCTGGTTCTTGGCAAGCGTCGCGAGGAGCTGCGGGCTGCCCCGATCACGCCGACAGCGGTCACGTGGCTCACCGATGCCGTTATCCCCGGCGACGGGGATCGGGTGACCTTCGGGCTGGCATGGATCACCACCAACCGCACACGGCTCGACGTCAACATCGTCCAGCGCGGCACGCCGCGGTTGTGGGACACGTTTGAAAACGGACGGTTCTCGGCCAGTAGCCTCTACGATTTCCAGCACGCCGATGGTTTTCCGTCGAAGACGAGGCAGTTCGGGGTCGAGATAACGCTGGTCTCTTCCGACAAGAAGGGCAAGACAGCGACGTTCGGATGGCGTTCGGCGGTGGGTCCGGGCGTAAGGATCGTGGTCCCGCGCGAGGTCGATGTGACCTACGGCTATTGAGGATCAGGGGTGCCTTCGGGAAGCCGCTTGCCTGCAAGTGTCCTAGCCTTATAACACAGCGGTAACCATGGCGCTGTTTGACCGATTCTGGAAAGGCTCTCGCACCGGTGCTCCGGATGGCGCGGGCACGCCTGCTGGGTTCTTCCCGCTCTACGAATCCACCCGTCCGCTTGATGATGACGACGATGGCGAACCGCGCCCGCGCGTGTCCGCCACGCCCGATTACGACACGTGGGATGCCAAGCTTGCCGGAATCGACGATGCGCTCTCGGTTGCCGAGAAGAAGCGCCTGCGCTGGTGGCAGCGTGAATACTGGCGGGCGCGCAGCAAGTGGTGGTGGACGGGGCGCGGCGTCATGGCGGCGCTGGCGCTGTTCGTCACGCTGGTCGGCTGGCTGACCATCACCGCACCGCTTTCCAAAAGCCTCGAACCCATCGCCCCGCCGCAGGTCACCTTGCTTGCCAGCGACGGTACACCGATCGCGCGGCAGGGGGCGGTGGTCGAGGCTCCGGTCAAGGTCAAGGATCTGCCGCCGCACGTGGTGCAGGCCTTCCTCGCCATCGAGGACCGGCGCTTCTATTCGCACTGGGGCATCGATCCGCGCGGCATCGCCCGGGCGGCGTGGACGGGCTATGGCGGGGGATCGACGATCACCCAGCAGCTCGCCAAGTTCACCTTCCTCACGCCCGAACAATCGCTGAGCCGCAAGGCGCGCGAGGCGCTGATTGCGCTGTGGCTGGAAAGCTGGCTGACCAAGGACGAGATCCTCGAACGCTACCTTTCCAACGCCTATTTCGGCGACAACCAGTACGGATTGCGCGCCGCATCGCTCCACTACTTCTACCGCCAGCCCGAAAAGCTGCGGCCCGAACAGGCGGCGATGCTGGCAGGGCTGTTGCAGGCGCCTTCGCGATTTGCGCCGACCAAGCATTACGACAAGGCGAAGAAGCGCATGGAGCTCGTCATCCAGTCGATGGTGGACGAGGGCTACCTCACCGCTGCCGAGGCCAAGGCGCTGCCCGATCCGCGCATCGATGTGCGCACGCGCGATGATAACCTGCCGACCGGCACCTATTTCGCCGACTGGGCGCTGCCGCTGGCGCGCGAGGGGATGGACGCCAGCTATTCGCGGCAGGTGCTGGCCACCACGCTGGATTCGCGGCTTCAGGCGCTCGCCAACCGTATCGTCGCGCGCGCACCGATTGGCGGGGCGCAGGTCGCGCTGGTCGCGATGCGCCGCAATGGCGAGGTCGTGGCGATGGTGGGCGGGCGCGATTACCGCAAATCGCCCTTCAACCGCGCCACACAGGCCCGTCGCCAGCCGGGATCGACCTTCAAGACCATCGTCTATCTCGCCGCGCTGGAGAACGGGTGGGAGCCGGATGACACCATCCCCAACACGCCGATCACGCAAGGGTCATATCGCCCCAAAAACGCGCGCGAGGCCTATTCCGACCAGATCACACTGGAAAACGCTTTCGCCCAATCGAGCAATGTCGCCGCCGTCCGCCTGTTTCAGGCTGTGGGGAGCGACAAGGTGATCCGCACGGCGCGCCGCCTTGGCATCACTGCGCCGATGACGGAGGGCGATCCGAGCCTCGCGCTCGGCACATCATCCATGACCTTGATGGAGCTGACCGCCGCCTATGCCGGGATCGCCGCCAACGAATACCCGGTCGAACCCCACGCCTTCGCACGCGGTGACCAAGGGTTCTGGGAGTGGATGACCACCCGCACGGATTCGATGTCGAGCGGGACGCGAGAAGACCTCGAAGGGATGCTGCGCGGCGCGATCAATCGCGGGACGGGGCGCAATGCCTCGCTGCCGATTGCCAATTACGGCAAGACCGGGACGACGCAGGATTACCGCGATGCACTCTTCGTCGGCTATGCGGGCGATCTGGTGGTGGGCGTGTGGATCGGCAATGACGATAACGCGCCGCTGAATGGCGTTACGGGGGGCAGCACGCCTGCACGGATCTGGCGCGATTTCATGCGCGGCGCGCTGAAGATCGAGGCGGCGCCCGCGCCCATGGCCGACGATACGCCTGATCCTGAAGGGCCGATCCAGCCGCTCGACATTCTCGAAGGGGGCGAGATTCCGCTCGGGCAGGATGGCACCAGCCTCAAGGTCGATGAGGGCGGGGTTACGCTGCGGCAGGATGGCGTTCCGGTCGAGGTGCGGGTCGATGAAGGCGGCGTGGTGGTGAAGCCCGCGCCTGCGCCGACGCCGCCGTCCTAAACCATCAGGATATTCATCACCGCCGTGGCGATGGGGCGTGAGCGATCGTCCTGCCACGCTTCAACGGTGACATTGGCATTGCGCCGCCCCAGCCGGGTGATCCGCCCCACAGCGAAACTCGCCCGAGATTTGCCCGCCGCCAGATATTGCACGGTGATGTTGATCGGCTTCAATTGCGGATCGCGTGCCGCCGCGATCAGCGCGGTGCGCAGCGCGGCATAGCCGGCATTCTCCAGCAGCCCGGCGGTCGCCCCGCCGTGGAAATGCTGCGGGCGGCCTTCGACCATCGGCCCGAAATCGACCGTCAGCACCGGCATCTCGCCTTCGCTTTCGCCCGTCAGCACGATCCCGAGCGAGCGGGCATAGGCGGGCAGTTCCAGCAGCGCTTCACTCATCGCCGTCAGCCTTCAGCACCGGGTTCTCCTGACGCGGATCGGCGCCGATGGTCATGAAGCAGCCAGCGACATGGGCGATGGGATCGTCCAGATCGTCGTCATAGGCCACACCGCGCACGAAGGCGGCCGAACGGGTGATGCGGTAGCATTCGACCCGGCCCTTGACGCTCGCCCGCTCGCGCGCGGGGCGCTGGTAATCGACGCGCAGGTCGAGCGTGGCGACCGGCTGGAAGGTGCCGCGCGTCTGCCAGATCGCCATGCCGCTCGCCATGTCCATCAGGCTAATGATCGGGCCGGAGGCGAGCACCGGGCGGCTGCGGTCACCCAGCAGATCCTCGCGCCACGGCAATTCGAGTTCGACCCAGTTGTCGCCCTGATCGGTAAAGCGCAGGCCCAGCCAGCCGGTATGGCCGTGGCGGAAGAACCACTTGGACGCCTCGCGCGCGTCGAACCGGGGGGTGGGCGTGTTCATGGAGGTGCGCATAGGGGCAAGGGTGCGCGGCGCGCAATGCCTGTTTTGGGAGCCTGATGAGGCAGGCTTCAGGCCGAGAAGGCGACCACGCCCCACACAATAAATGCCAGCACCAGCGCGATTAGAAGCAGCCGCCAGCAGCCCCGCCGCCTTCGCCGCTTGCTGTCAGCCGGTGAACCGATGTCCCCAAGCGCCTCGATCGCGACTTCCGCCGCGCCGCCGATCGCCTCGCCAACCGCGTCTTCCACCATCTAGAAGATGCCCCCCGCCAGCCGGTCGATCGCGCCTTGCAGGATCACGGCGGCCGCATGCGCGTCAATCGCGGCGGCGCGTTTGGCGCGGCTCATGTCCTGCCCGATCATTGCGGCTTCGGCGGCCTGGGTCGACCAGCGTTCGTCCCACAACAGGATCGGCAGCGCGAAGGCCTCGGCGCAGTTGCGGGCATAGGCGCGGCTGGCCTGCGCGCGCGGGCCTTCGGTGCCGTCCATGTTGCGCGGCAGGCCGAGCACGATGCCTCTCACACTGCGGCTCTTGATCAGCGCCGCCAGTGTCTCGCGGTCGCGGCCCCACTTGCCGCGCTGGATGGTGGTGCCGTTGGTGGCAAAGCGCCAACCCGCATCGCAGGTCGCGGTGCCGACGGTCTTGGTGCCGAGGTCGAGCCCGAGCAGCACGCCGCCGTCAGGCAGCGCCGCGCCAAAGCCGCGCGCGTCCTCGAAGATCAGCCCTGCGGTTTCCACGCATTCGCCCGGTTGTTCACATCAGCCTTGGTGTTCGCCCAGAACAGCGGCAGGTCATAGACGTGGTAGTTGTTCCCCGGCAGCACATAGGAGCCCATTTCAGGCGGCGGGCCGATCAGCAGCAACCCGCGCTTGTCGCATCGTGCGGGGACGAGGGCGGGCACAAGCTCGCCTTTCTCCATGCTGTCTTCAGGCACCAGCGTGCCGAGATTGGCGCTGGCGGGCGCAGTGCCGCCGGGCGTCCCGGTGAGCGGGTTGGTGCACAGCATCGGGTCGCTACCCGGTGCCTTTCCGTCGAGCGCAGGGGTGCTGGCATAGGCATCGAGCACCAGCGAGGGATCGGCGGGTTCGGCAAAGCTCGACCAGCTGATCACGCAGGCGGTCTGGTCAGGCGCGGCGCAGGCGGGCAAGCCGATGACGGGCAGATCATGCAGAGCCGAGACCGGCCAGCCAATCAGATAGGCCGCCACCAACCGCTGCGCGAGGGGCGTGCCTTTCACCTCCTCGGCCAGCAGGCGCTTCAGGTGCAATGAACCTTGCGAATGGCCCGCGAGCACGATCGGCGTCTGCGGATCGACACTGGTGAGGAAATAGCGGAACGCCTCGCGCACATCGGCATAGGCGGCGTCCACCGCCTGCTTGCCTTCTGGCGCGTTGGTGAGGAAGGCGCCCATCGTCGCCTGCCGGTAACGCGGTGCCCAGATTTCGGACGCGGCGTTGAACGGGCTCGCCATGCCGCGCAGGTAGATGCGGGCAATCCGCTCGGCCTCGGGATCGCCGCCGTTCTCCAGCGGGGCGTTCCAGCTGGTGCGGCTGAGGTAGCTTGTCGGGTGGACGAAGAAGACGGCGTAGGACTGCTTCGGCTCGGCAGGGGTGGGGAGCAGACCGCGGTCAGAGGCATAGGCCGGCTGCCAGCGCGCCGGATCGCTCACCCCGATGCCGGGGCGCGAATACCACAACGCCGGGTCTTCGTAGGCGTTTGCATCGAGCGGTTTGATTGGCGAGAACGCCACCGAAGGCACTGTCGCCCACTTCGTCAGCTGCCCCGGAAACAGCGCGAGCGCGAACGCCCCGGCGATCACCAGCACGATGCAGAAGGCGACGAAGTAAAGAAACTTGCGGGCCATTGTTCAACCAGACTCGATCTATTTGGCCGCGGCGCCCTCGGCGAGCGGCGGGCGCAGGGTGGTCCAGGCGCGATCCCCGCGCAGGCTGGAGAACCAGCTTGTCGGGTTCCAGGTGGTCGAACCGTTGAGGCTGAAGGTGATGAACTCCGCGCGCCCACCGATATTGGCAAGCGGAACGGCATCGCCCAAGCCGTTTTCGATGGCCGGAGCCCGGCTGTCGGCGCTCTGGTCGCGGTTGTCGCCCATCACGAACACGCTGTCGGCCGGCACGGTGTAGGGACCGTAATTGTCGAGCGGCTGATCGGTGTAATCGATGGTCAGATAGGTCGCGCCGTTGGGCAGGGTCTCGCGCCAGGTCGGCGGGGCGAAATAGTCGCGACCATCCGGGCCGGTTTCGCGGAATTGCTCGAAGGCGTCGAGGCAGGGGCTGCCCTTGCACAGCAGCTCCGGCTCGAACGGCAGGCGCACCGCAGGTACCACCTCGCGCTTGATCGGGGTGCCGTTGAGGATGATCTGCCCGCCGCGCACTTCGATGCTATCGCCCGGCAAGGCGACCACGCGCTTGATGTAATCCTCGTCGCGGGTCGGATGCACCGGGATGACGATATCGCCATATTCGGGCGTCGCAGGCCAGATCCGGGTGTCGCTACGCGGCAGCAGGTGGAAGCTGGCCGAGGCCCATGACCAGCCATAGGGATATTTGCTCACCACCAGCCGGTCTCCCACCCACAGACTCGGCATCATCGAGGTCGAGGGGATGTAGAACGGCTTGGCCACAAGGCTGTGGAACGCCAGCACGGCGAGCAACATCAGCGCGAGGCCGCGGATTTCGGCGAGCCAGTTGACCTTTTCGGATGCGTCGCTGTCAGTCACGCTTGGGCTTTCGTCTGTTGCTGTGGGGTTCGGCGTGGGGAGTGCCATGGGGGGTGGCCTGTCACAGGGGAACGGCTTCGATGATCACAAAGGCCTGCGCCCAGGGGTGATCATCGGTGAGAGTAAGGTGAATGCGCGCCTCATGGCCTTTCGGCGTGATTTCTTCAAGCCGCAAAGCCGCCCCGCCCGTCAGCGCCAGCGTCGGCGCGCCCGAGGGGGCGTTGACCACGCCAATGTCCTTCATGAACACGCCGCGCTTGAACCCGGTGCCGACCGCCTTGCTGAATGCTTCCTTGGCGGCGAAGCGCTTGGCGTAGGTGCCCGCGATGGTGAAGGGGCGGCGGCGGGCCTTGGCGATTTCGGTGGGGGTGAAGACTCGGTTTTCGAACCGCTCGCCATAGCGGGCGATCGAATTGGCGATCCGCTCGATATTGCAGAGGTCGCTGCCCATGCCGATGATCATTTCTTGCGGTCCGTTATGGCGATCAACATCTCGAAGACGGCCTTCAGCCACCAAGTTCCAGCAACAATCAGAAATCCTCCGCCGATCATAATCGCGCCCATGCCGATCATTTCGCCGGTCGTCTGGCCGCTTCCGGGGGCGCCCCTGACAACCATGATTGCAGTTACAATCGCTATACCGATG
This DNA window, taken from Porphyrobacter sp. ULC335, encodes the following:
- a CDS encoding DUF2332 domain-containing protein, yielding MGGSSQRPAYEFVDMNIAGPGAVATAFANQVAYCEAAGAHVTARVCSGIGAVLASEATGELLDRVRGWPGAPLADALPLRVAGGLHALHLSGAANALGPIYRGEPADDAVVIAQVIAAHEAALLPWLDGPPQTNEAGRSANFIAAMLWLADRGLPARFECLEIGSSAGINLMLDRYAYDLGGVRVGPEDAVMRFAPEWHGATPPAQEIAIGSTRGCDVAPVDLTDPAEALRLKAYIWPEHSVRFERMDAAIRAASERKPDLVRATAADFVEAELASPQQPGTTRMLMHSIVWQYVPTDQQARVTAAMEAAGAKATPERPLAWIMVEADRTVHRHKLTVRFWPGGGEEVQLAWSHPHGADVEWLA
- a CDS encoding alpha/beta fold hydrolase, with product MTFELKRVALANGIHLNIVDEGPVDAPVLIFLHGFPESHRTWRHQIAHFSDRFRCIAPDQRGYRGSSKPQAVEAYTPDKLIGDVFLLADALGIAHFTIVGHDWGGALAWGVALGGQHARVTRAVIANAPHPVTFQKLLYTHPGQREASQYIRGFRDPANDALVKEHGLTGLLLKEVKWDRPSAMEPAERDALLLDWQNRDAAFGMLNYYRASPIDVPPMDAPFEIPAGWTPPTLPKLTIPTLVIWGLDDLALPPENLEGLEDIIDPLTIVRVPDCGHFVPWEAPKAVNAAMEDFLAG
- a CDS encoding SDR family NAD(P)-dependent oxidoreductase, giving the protein MTFAGKVAWITGASSGIGAALARELAARGAAVVLSGRDEARLAEVAADCGESLILAFDVRDETALAEATAKAIAWKGGVDIAFANAGISQRSRALKTSMQVYRDIIEVDLLAQIAFSQGLIGHMAERGLGALGFISSIAGKVGVPMRTAYSAAKFGLAGYADALRAELSINGVSVHTIYPGSVATNVSRNALNADGTQRGRSDKAIDEGIPADVAARTMLDGIAAGEREIIVAEGMELAMGEARRTPEALFDQTAGMVAKGYMDKLEQN
- a CDS encoding NUDIX hydrolase, which translates into the protein MSLNPALRLRRAARLIVIDPDLRALMFRYDVPGRPPFWVTAGGECEPDESFEDAARRELFEETGFTADPGPQIMQMTPEFITVQGEPVQADERFFLVHVDEARIDTSGHTETELALMTQHRWFTLNELEHWHEAVFPVELAAIIRSHIAT
- a CDS encoding BolA family protein, whose product is MSVAEEMHALLTEAFAPTQLAIINDSAKHSGHMGDDGSGESHFTIEIEASSFAPMNRLARQRAVIAALGDIVGQRVHAVAIKASVPGA
- a CDS encoding DnaJ domain-containing protein; the protein is MPSPRFHGRVESAERPCEAPGCREAGEFRAPGRRPNGFDGPGDWRWFCLQHVREFNAGYDWFEGMSAEEIIAAQSPIAGWRTETRAFRPDAGVDGVPRWADYADPLDAIAARARGIRSRAEGRAREAAATIRFSADESRALEVMGLGSDTDRTRLRRRYSELVRRYHPDRNGGDRRHEAQLTAVVDAYQLLRKSAALA
- a CDS encoding glutathione S-transferase family protein; this translates as MAEFTFYTVAMSRGQIARWALHEAGADYEHVVFDWATRPESFKDINPMNKVPTLVHHHQGHDHVITECAAINHYLAETHPDKGLLPDTHEKAAYFRWLFFAAGPLEQALIARSFGWEVPEGKQGQAGFGSFDQTIDALDGWLSKNDFIAGSRFTMADTYVGSQFVWGLRFGSIPDRPAFKAYVARITQRTAYVEANAIDAAIIKGAQN